ACTGCTAAGATGTCCACTCTGCAATGACAGCAAATTGTATATTTTGCAATAGAAGTGTTAaacttgtatttgtttgtttaattaaaggagaatgaatgaTTGACAGTGTCACTGTAGCTCAGTTTTTGGACATGTAGCACCAGCAGACATTGTGTTGGGATGCTCAAGAAATACataggggctttttttttttaaatgggctttTCTAGGGAAATTTGCCAAaacacagggacattgccaatttactaaaaggctaaCAGGACAATTCGCTAACGAAAAAGCTCAGCAGTAGAGAAGTTTTGTGCTGTTTCGCCAGgggaattttcgctcaggtgaatgaTCATCCAACACGTTACCCTTTTTCCCAGAGTCTGtttcgccaggttatacctggagaattaataaaaaatgaagctacatcctcaacagtcctttgtcagtgacatcatatcctgtatgctaaaaaagtcataaaaaaagacaaaacattggtgttgtttcatattttaatgtgggattatgtttaaaagttgtaaaaatttgtttaagggtggatcttttttttttgtcaagcaatttcaccaacactcactaataaagacatatataaatatatgacctatatgtactcgcagtgtcggactgggacactagaggttcacccaaaaacctttgattaagggcccaccaattaatcttagaccaggggcccactcttagtactattattcttcctttcctcactcatctaatctccttttctttacatactttaatctattattccatctatttagccactttgttctcatagaaatagggaatggctatgaaatagaccaaatgtttagcagcatgagggcccactgacaccttggcccaccgggacttttcctggtatccctgtgggccagtccaacactgtgtacccgccatatttaaattgacataagcgtaGACGAAACTTTGCATGTCTATAAATAAGCGTATTTGATACAAATTAACATTTGACAAAGTTGCGCAAAGTGTGGCGGAGGCTTCCAAGGCGaagattcaccctttagtaaatttgccccatagacacaGAGGACAGCACAGCACAAATGGATTAACAACAATACATTCtgtttcagtatttttatttcataatttgattttaattaataaacagcaaaacaataattaTCAAAAGCAATTGTCAAACAAGATCAAATCGGTACCTTTCTTCACACACTCCTACTTTACATGcgaaaagaagagaaagagggaccagaaaatataaatttttcaaatagataatagatagttgTTAGACTGTGTTGTTTAAATATGGGACATTCTGAACACAACACCAACCTATTAGTTAATTTCAGAAGAGGTTTCCTGATGAGCTCAAGGAGAAGGTAGACTGAAAAGTTGCTCTGCTTCCAAAGCATTTGACAATTAGTGGCTTCAAATCTTATATACCAAAGAGGCAAATCTGGTTTCAAGCAGCCACTTAATAAATGATTTGCTTGATCTTTTGTTCTGAGACTCCATGTTGTTCCCTGATGAAGACCTCATATACTAGAGTTAACATGTACTGCATCCCAAGGAAATGGAATCATAATTATGACTTAATAGCTGACCTGCAAGGGATTCAGTATGTTGATGCTCACTTTATGTTGTGTTAGAGTCTGGTATGTGGCATTAAATTCCTGTCTAATACTTCTTGTCCTTCTTGTGCTTTGTAAACTATAACATctaattatacagtacattatgcaGTTGGCTGCTTGAAGGGAAACTATAACCTTGAACATTTCAGGTCTCTAGAAATATAAATCACATAAAACTGGCCCATATATTTCatctaaataaatacttttctagtagcaACTGCTGTTTTAAGAATTAAGTTGATtgactgtgctcacacacaaaccactTGCATGCTAGGTTACTTCAGCCAATGAATTgacagagctctgtcttttactcaaaaaccacacaaaccatcacaaaagtgtgttaaaggagaaggaaaggttaaaactaagtaagccttatcagaaaggtccacctaaatatacaagtaaaccctcaaagtaatgctgctgtgAGTCCCTTGTCaaaaaaaaccactgcatttctttccttctattgtgtacacatgggcttctgtatcagacttcctgccttgagcttaaacctccttgccccaggcgtgagcatgctcagtttgctcctcttcctcccctcccttctctgctgtaatctgataataaaatgcctctgtagctttccttctcctttaaagggcagtatttctatatactgtatataataatttggtaagattatttgATAGGGCACTTatgataaaaatgaaatgttGGATAGGTATTCATTCTGAAGgaatagttttactttaaaacatcAGCATTTATCATTGATCTATTGACACTTAGAGGagcattttcaatggttttaaaagaaaatacaaggTAGTCACAAATGTCAGatttgaaagataaaaaaaatcggAATATTTCAGACAGGTTCCTTCCATGTGCTTTACAAATGCTATATACAAAAGAGCATATTTAAAGACCTACATGTAACTGTTTCAAAGCTGAACTTCGGTGTTGTTTTTACTGCAATTACATAACTTATAGCAGATGAGGTTTCaacagcaaaaatagaagcatcAGACtgtaacatatgtatatataattttacagCCTATTGTGTATCCCTTGTCTGTAGTGTtagtattaataatataatttatccaCAATAGTTAAacaggataatgtaataaaaggagcagACTTTACACCAGATCTATGCATGCATTGAGAGAAGATGCTTGCTTACAGCATTTGGCCAGTAAATGCAACCAATGCAACAAATGTtgccccttttatttaatttaaaggggaattatcgcaaaaattaaaatgcaatataagcttcggtatactgaaataagaaactttctaagtacaatcaattaaaaattctatactgtttctgaaataatcaagttcatctttacGATTCCTCTCTTGAtatctgtttatcttcattctgtctttatgcaggagttgggtgtcagataatcattgacagttagatctaatatatcttatagggggctccttttcctagaagatgtattttcAAAAGAATAAAACCAGGGACAAACAAATGGATCAAACAAAGGGGGGTAGGTGacgtcagggccgccatcagtaaTCGCAGGGCCTCATACGGAAAAAATTCCTGGGAcccctgggctacgcccaccacaagccccacctacaggtccgccctccccaccccacaggtccaccctccaccacacaataaaaaaaaaaaacattggtggctatggttcccacatgttaataaaaaactaaaatattggtggtcagggccccccattgaaaaaaaacatttgtggtcagggccccccattaaaaaatattggtggctaggagcCCACAATGGGGAAaagattggtggccagggtccccccccccacgttaaaagaaaattggtggccagggctccccttaaacgtccatgtaaaaaaacttgccccccccagaagtttaagaaaaatttggtgcccagggccccaccacacaacagggaccataAAGGGTTACCTTAttgggggccctgccatgttacacttacttcattagtgtggcccacctgctgtcagtaagctgccaactacagaagggaggaggggagcacaggtggctgcatctttcttcccttattggtcacagaatttcaagtcctggtaaagctgcatggtgattggatgagctggaggggaagttcaaacctcagctatccaatccctgagcagctcaaccggtaCTTAAACTCTGtaaccaataagggaaagtaatggacagtaGATTCCTCCCCTcatgctcccgccctgccttcccgaagtcagcagctctcagaaagcaggggggcccggctaatcaagaaagtgcggcgtgactgggccccccttaccctcgggccccctacaactctcccccctgtccccccctgatggctgccctgggtgctGTACTGAGGCTACCTATAACATGCCACCCCCCTCGCCCCTTGAAGTTACCAGGAATGGCTTTTTCAGTTTGCCTTTTGTCAAAAAAGCACCCCTAGTTCAAACAAGAATTGAGGGTATGGTCAATGGCTCATCAGCCAACAACATACGAAAAGCTCTAATGTCAGCTGAATAGTCAGACAAATACAATTACCAACATTCAAACAAATATACAGGAACATTTTGCTACTGACCCTCCTGCATCACACATGAGCTGCGTACAAAGAGAACACCATATGCCATACCTAACAAACAACCTAAGGGTAATTCAAATGCTTATAGCAATAAGGCTGAGTTTTAAGCATCCCTTTCCAATAACTGTAGGTTTCAAACCAAGAACCCTGAGATCTGATTTGTGGCTATATGATAATTAAAATACTTCTGTGCAGCtgatctgttttaaaaatcagggATGTTTACCTAGAAAGCAATTCAAAACAGTAGGGGCTGTTCGTGAAAATGAAGGGCAACTGTGAACTATGGACACATATTTGCAAAATTATACATTTGGGGTCATATTATACCACAAGGGCAGTTacaaaatcccattcattaaaggagtggttcacctttaaattaacttttagtatgttaaaaaacggccaattctatgcaacttttcaattggtcctaattgtttaaagtttttaaattatttgcctttttcttctgacttgtcCCAGATATCAAATTTACACAACTTTCTACAAATTTAgagctactttgtattactcatctttttattcagaccatctcctattcatagtccagtctcttattcaaatcaataggtggttgctagggtaatttggaccatagcaaccacattgctgaaattgcaaattggagagttgctgaataaatatcgaaataactcagaaaccgCAAAAacaccaattgcatattgtctaaaaatatcactcactacatcatactataagttcaCTCCAAGATGTACAACCCCTTCAAAGGTACGTGTTTCAATATGCGCTCCTTGCCCTTTTGTTTAGATGCCCTCAGTGCTGATGCTTTCCTCTTACCTTATGTTTCAAATTTCCCCTAGGTGTACCTTATGATGCAGGGAAACTGTGGAGCTACAACCACCTCCAAACCAGATGGTAGCTCCAGGTTCCCTCCCTGCAGCAATTGACACAGCACAGTTACACCAAATGCTGGAAATGACAACCAGACATGGAAAGGATTCAGTGCAATTGCTCTTGATTCGTACTGAAGTACAACCactattatgctggaattatacAACAATCATGGAGAAAAACTCTGCATTGAGGGTATAACATGGCGATcatgcttgaaattgcacttagCCCAAtgcacttgcagacataaatgacccctatagtgttttaataaattcagattctcattacaatggtcttacaataaaaatgaaacaaatctaatgaattattttataattctCTAAAACACTActgaaattaaaatatgtttctcGAAATAATACATAATTATCCTAAGGATAAAAGATTGACACTTGCAAAGCATGCTGTTTGTTATTACACTAGACAGGATTTCAAAATGCTGTAAAgaatacacatatattttatcaaaatcccctttatgacattttttaactttCACTTTAAATAAGTACAATTTTACTATTCATAAAACTGAATGACATTTCATTCATTTAACTAGTAAAAGaacataacaaaacaaaacaaactgtaGGCTTCTCcattacaaaaataacaaaatgctaATACCTTATAAAACAGTTAGTATTTACAGTTGTGGCTGTAGTTTGGCATTGGAGAAAAGTTTCAGTGAGTAAAACCTCTATGATTTTTTTCCTCAGTCTCCCTTTGAACATGTTTGaatattataaaaacatgaaGAAATACTCAAATAGAAATGAAATACTTCCATGAATTAATATTGCTGAATATGTGCTTTTTACAGTTACATGCCTTTTCTGCTCCTATATTCATGAATGTCTTAGCACAATGATTACTACCTtgatttaaagataaaaaataaacaaaatcacaTAAATATCTCTGGTGACAATGCCTTGTGCTTCTAGAAATTCTGAGACTATGGTTTCAGTTGTTAACAACCTTGGTAAAGTCCTGTTAAGCAGATGACATGCTTAAACTATATGGATATTTGACTAAGACCAATTCAAAGAATGGTACAAAAGAATTTCTTCTCCCTAAAAGGATTTTCCGATGCAGGCACTGGAAGAATTAGGGGGTCTTCTCTTACATGAGCATCACAATAGGCCATTAAATCAGCAGCAGCCTTGGACACCTGGACAACAAATAGAAAGTGGAAAATAACTGAATTTAGACATTGTAAGAATTCAGATTTAACATATCAGGTATTACCATCTCCTAATAAGTAACTGAAGAATTATTTAAATAGGTAAGTtgaaaagtaaagtaaaacagTCAATTGTATTGCAAACCATTAGATGACCCAAACAAAGTTTAATGCACCCTTTTATTAACTATTGATCAGCAAATATATTTGCTTAAGGATAaacattttccttaaaggaaagtaacaccaaaaaacaaaatataatgcactgcaggtctggaactaggggtaggcaaagtaggctgctgcctagggcgccatcattgagaggcgcacttttaaggggatttttttgttttttttttcattttgcttatttaattttttttaagtagtaATCCTGGGCTGGCGTGGGTGGAATCCATCCATCCCTCACCTGTCACCTCCCCCTTGCCGGCAAGCAACAGCTCCTGCTGGTGCAGCGGCACGGCATGTGCATGTGAGTCACTGACATGGTTCACCAattgtaacgggcccgaaggcacagtaatagtgtagaccaaagaggagaccagaccaggttcgaggtacaaaagggtttatccaaagaatcgtcaaaatacaggcaaaaggtcagaccaggcagaagacaagcaaaatcgaagaacaggcaggaatcggtacacaagaatcaagtagataataacacccaggaact
The genomic region above belongs to Xenopus laevis strain J_2021 chromosome 5L, Xenopus_laevis_v10.1, whole genome shotgun sequence and contains:
- the LOC108716733 gene encoding guanine nucleotide-binding protein G(I)/G(S)/G(O) subunit gamma-4, coding for MKDSMSNNSTTSISQARKAVEQLKMEACMDRIKVSKAAADLMAYCDAHVREDPLILPVPASENPFREKKFFCTIL